A stretch of Arctopsyche grandis isolate Sample6627 chromosome 9, ASM5162203v2, whole genome shotgun sequence DNA encodes these proteins:
- the LOC143916537 gene encoding sodium-dependent nutrient amino acid transporter 1-like — protein sequence MLGERYYPFKMFRQSFTSISRVSTLDHQLKMNCAVQVEEDYRPLAKPRDKWTRSIEFLLSCIAMSVGLGNIWRFPYTAYKNGGGAFLIPYVVVLFLVAKPIYFMEMILGQFSSKGCVKVYDFVPAFRGIGTGQTVAVSFVMTYYSSLMAVIIYYLFASFSMELPWSVCDAGWDDCFPSTLADNVSEAIGKKSSSELYFIRTVLKQLPDINNGIGAPDWKLALCLLIAWITVYFVVLKGVKSTGKAAYFLAVFPYIVIFVLLIRAVTLPGAVDGIIYFLKPDFSALLDPKVWFAAVSQCFFSLSVCFGVVIMYSSYNDFKHNMYKDALIVTSLDMVTSFLAGITIFGILGNLAQETGKDLKDVVQGGWDLAFITYPEAISKFKTVPQIFSVLFFLMLFTLAIGSIAAMVSCTVTVIRDRFPCIKRWQAVTAVTVCGYSVALLYLTPGGMYILNLVDHHGATFVVYILGIGQIIAVSWIYGIRRFCNDIEFMLKMKVSIYWRLCWSVLTPMILIVILTYSLITLEKISYNGVEYPTSAIVCGWLLSGCGIFLLPLFAMIAFYKRRDLGIPEMFLSAFRPREEWGPVDLSTKKEWLTFIQEKEIERAQEQRSKFQRIFDKVLGY from the exons ATGCTTGGCGAACGGTATTACCCCTTCAAAATGTTCCGTCAGTCTTTTACTAGCATCAGTCGGGTCAGCACCTTGGATC ATCAATTGAAGATGAATTGCGCTGTGCAAGTGGAAGAGGACTATCGTCCATTGGCAAAGCCAAGGGACAAATGGACGAGAAGTATTGAGTTTTTATTGTCGTGCATCGCCATGTCTGTGGGTTTGGGAAACATTTGGCGTTTTCCATACACAGCTTACAAGAATGGAGGTGGTGCTTTTTTGATTCCGTACGTTGTGGTACTGTTTTTGGTTGCGAAGCCTATTTATTTCATGGAAATGATTTTGGGTCAGTTCTCCAGCAAAGGTTGCGTGAAAGTGTACGACTTTGTGCCCGCTTTCAGAG GAATTGGAACTGGCCAAACTGTTGCCGTGTCTTTCGTGATGACTTATTATTCTTCGCTGATGGCCGTCATCATTTACTACCTGTTCGCCTCTTTCTCGATGGAGCTTCCTTGGTCGGTTTGCGATGCCGGCTGGGATGATTGTTTCCCATCTACTTTGGCTGATAACGTTTCAGAAGCGATCGGAAAGAAAAGCTCTTCAGAACTTTATTTCAT ACGCACAGTTTTGAAACAGTTACCCGATATAAACAACGGCATAGGAGCACCAGATTGGAAATTAGCTTTGTGTTTATTGATAGCTTGGATTACTGTTTATTTTGTCGTATTGAAAGGTGTCAAAAGCACTGGAAAAGCTGCCTATTTTCTTGCAGTTTTCCcctatattgtaatatttgtattgcTAATCAGAGCCGTCACACTTCCCGGAGCGGTCGATGGGATCATTTACTTCTTAAAACCAGACTTCTCAGCACTTTTGGATCCGAAg GTATGGTTCGCAGCCGTGTCTCAGTGTTTCTTCTCGCTTTCGGTATGCTTCGGTGTCGTTATAATGTATTCTTCGTACAATGACTTCAAACACAACATGTACAA GGATGCATTGATTGTCACTTCTCTCGACATGGTGACTAGTTTCCTCGCTGGTATAACTATCTTTGGAATATTGGGGAATTTGGCACAAGAGACTGGGAAAGATTTGAAGGATGTCGTACAGGGTGGATGGGATTTGGCTTTCATAACGTATCCAGAAGCTATCAGCAAGTTCAAGACTGTGCCACAA ATATTCTCAGTGTTGTTCTTCTTGATGTTGTTCACTTTGGCTATTGGATCAATAGCTGCCATGGTATCTTGCACCGTGACAGTCATCCGGGATAGATTCCCATGTATCAAGCGTTGGCAAGCTGTGACTGCTGTTACTGTATGCGGATATTCCGTAGCATTGCTTTATCTGACACCT GGTGGGATGTATATTCTGAATCTCGTCGATCATCATGGGGCTACCTTCGTGGTATACATTCTGGGTATTGGACAAATCATCGCTGTATCTTGGATCTATG GCATTCGAAGGTTCTGCAACGATATCGAGTTCATGTTGAAAATGAAGGTCAGCATATATTGGAGGCTTTGCTGGTCGGTTTTAACACCCATGATTCTCATCGTCATATTGACATATTCGCTTATAACTCTGGAGAAGATCTCTTATAATGGCGTCGAATATCCAACTTCAGCAATCG TGTGTGGATGGCTTTTATCTGGGTGTGGAATATTTTTGTTGCCACTGTTCGCCATGATTGCATTTTATAAGAGACGTGATTTGGGCATACCGGAG ATGTTCCTTTCGGCATTCAGGCCAAGAGAAGAATGGGGTCCCGTAGATTTGTCAACGAAAAAAGAATGGTTGACTTTCATTCAAGAAAAAGAGATCGAAAGGGCGCAAGAACAGCGATCGAAGTTCCAAAGAATATTTGATAAAGTTTTGGGATACTAA